aaatttattttatagaatggaaaataaaaaaaaaaaagaaagaaaggaatgtgtattaaaaaaaaaaattatacagaTATCTCGCTCTCGCCCAAAATATCGATCTCACTCTCAAGATcttgctcaaaatctcgctcccTCAcctctcaaaatctcactctctcctccCTCTTTTGTTCTCttccaatacaaaattatttttaacacatctTATGAGAAAGGTCTCCAAAAAGTCTCCGAAATGAGGAAGATCTTTCGTTCTctccacatcaaataattatgaggaaggtctccagaataataattaaacaaattcatAGGTCTccagaatgataattaaacagactcataGGACAAGGTCGAGGATTCAAAGTTTGAAGGTCGAAGAttcaaagttcgacgtacaaATGTAAAGATCGACccatctaaatttaattttcaacctccacttatttaaaaaaaaaaaaacaacaataatatttttacaaataatttgaaaacaacaatattttcctaaatagtttcttaaattttcttttaataactaatttcaATAGAAATTATCAGACATTAACCTTCAATATCCAGCGAGTGTACTGTAACTAAAAATGGATATTTGACAGTATCTGAAAATATTAatggtaaaatatattttaatctgAAATTCTTATTCGGCAGCTAacccataaaaaataaaaagttaataaacatatataagCTTTATCATATCTGATACAAGATTGTTTTTTAGTTTCTTGAAGCACCAGAAAACCAGAAAAAAAGGAACAAACAAACAGCAGTTACTCCATATTTACATTACACAAACACACGCGAAAGCCTtctttatttgacatttaccaAAGCCACTGCGCAACAACAACTCTATCCCGCGATATCGATGGCCTTAACTTGTGGCTTCCTCTCCTCCTGTTTAGGCACCGTCACAGTCAACACTCCATTCTCCATATTCGCCTTAATCTCATCCATTTTCGCATTCTCCGGCAGCCGGAACCGCCGCATAAACTTCCCCATGCTCCGCTCCACTCTGTGCCATTTCTCATTCCTCTCCTCCTCTTCTTTGCTCCTCTCCCCACTTATCTGCACAACTCTCCCTTCCTCAACCTCCACTTTCACTTCCTCCTTCTTCAGCCCCGGCAGATCCGCCTTCAGTATGTGAGCCTCCGGCGTCTCTTTCCAATCTATTCGAGTGTTTGCAATTGCCGTCGTTTCCCCGGAGGATGGGGTGTTCGCCAGAGTCCCTGGAAACTGCATCATTTCTAATGGATCCCATATATCCAAAGACAATGGATCGAACACGTTGCTCCGCCGGCCGCTGAAAAAACTTGGGATCAACGACATCGCCGTCTTCACTTGAAAAAATTGCTAGATGGGTTGCTTCTTAAACGGTGATACAGACGAAAGGTATATTTATAGTGTAGGAGAAAGAAGGATGAGATTTGTTTGATCTGAGAGAACTCTACAAGTGTCTTACATGTGTCA
This genomic window from Benincasa hispida cultivar B227 chromosome 4, ASM972705v1, whole genome shotgun sequence contains:
- the LOC120076456 gene encoding 17.3 kDa class I heat shock protein-like, coding for MSLIPSFFSGRRSNVFDPLSLDIWDPLEMMQFPGTLANTPSSGETTAIANTRIDWKETPEAHILKADLPGLKKEEVKVEVEEGRVVQISGERSKEEEERNEKWHRVERSMGKFMRRFRLPENAKMDEIKANMENGVLTVTVPKQEERKPQVKAIDIAG